AACCCATTCAAGGCtgtcgaccagatcaacaACAAGCTCAAGCTCCCTGCTGCTGCGGTCCAGGTGCCTATCGGTGCTGAGGACGAATTCGAAGGTGTAGTCGATTTGATCCGCATGAAGGCAATCTACAACAGGGGACCTAGCGGcgaggagctctttgagaCGGAGGAAATTCCCGAGAAAGTCAAGAGCACTGTGGAGGAAAGGCGGAAGAAGCTCATCGAAACTCTTGCTGAcgtggatgatgagatcgCCGAGCTCTTTattctcgaagaagagcctaCCGAGCAGCAGTTGAAGGCTGCGATCCGCCGCGCAACCATTGGTCTGAAGTTCACTCCCGTCTTCATGGGTTCTGCTTTGGCGAACAAGTCTGTGCAGCCCATGCTGGACGGTGTTGTTGACTACCTTCCCAACCCTGCAGAGGTGCAAAACCTTGCTCTTGACAAGAAGCGTGATGAGGCCTCGGTACAACTTGTTCCATACCAGTCCCTTCCACTGGTTGGTCTTGCTTTCAAGCTGGAAGAAAGCAACTTCGGCCAGTTGACATACATCCGTGTATACCAAGGAACCCTCCGTAAGGGTGCCAACGTTTTCAATGCCCGTAACGATAAGAAGATCAAGATTCCTCGCATTGTCCGTATGCATTCCAatgagatggaggaagtTAGTGAGGTCGGTGCCGGTGAAATCTGTGCCGTCTTCGGTGTTGACTGTGCCTCTGGTGATACTTTCACTGATGGTCAACTTGGCTATACCATGTCTTCTATGTTCGTTCCTGAGCCTGTCATCTCTCTTTCGATCAAGcccaagaacaacaaggaTGCCGCCAAATTCTCGAAGGCTATGGCTCGTTTCCAGAGAGAAGATCCCACTTTCCGGGTGACCTACGATGTCGAGAGTGAACAGACTCTTATCTCCGGAATGGGCGAACTGCACCTTGATATTTACGTGGAGCGCATGCGCCGTGAGTATAATGTTGACTGCGAAACTGGCCCGCCGCAGGTCGCATACCGCGAGACCATCGGCAACCGGGTTGAGTTCGACCATCTACTTAAGAAGCAATCGGGAGGTCCTGGAGACTACGCCCGTGTCGTTGGTTGGATGGAGCCAACCGGCAAGCTCGATGACAACGTCTTTGAGGAGCAGATCGTTGGTGGAAGTATCTCTGAGAAGTTCCTGTTCGCTTGTGAAAAGGGTTTCCATCTTGCTTGCGAGAAGGGACCTCTTATCGGTCACAAGGTGCTTGGTACTAAGATGGTCATCAACGATGGTGCCACCCACATGACAGATTCCTCTGAAATGTCCTTCAAGAATGCCACCCAACAGGCCTTCCGGAAGGCATTCAAGGAAAGCAACCCATCTGTTCTTGAGCCTATGATGAAGACTGTTGTGACTGCTCCCGCTGAGTTCCAGGGTGATGTCATTTCACTTCTGAACAAGCGCAATGCCACCATCAACGATTCCGAAGTCGGCGTTGATGAGTTCACTGTGTACGCCGACTGCAGTCTGAACGGCATGTTTGGCTTCAGCAGCAACCTACGTGCGGCTACTCAGGGTAAGGGTGAATACACCATGGAATTCAGCCACTACGAGAAGTGTCCTCCTCAAGTCCAGAAGGAACTTATCGCGAAGTACCTCAAGGCTCAGGCCGACCGTCACAAGAAATAAACCTCTTACGGCTAGACCAAGAGTTTTTGACATGTTTTACTACCGGAGTTGTTTTTGAGCGTCTCCTTATCCCATATTCCTCAGCCGGTTTACGTTCTTCAATGAGTGCTCGGATGGACGcgagattttcttttaccaCCTTTTTCATTAATTTGTGTCATGTATTATATACATTTTAGACCCTGTGGGCTTACGAAgatattattttaaaaatcAATTTAGGAGCGGGATCAAAATAGTGTTCGTTATCTATTGTACCTTGGGTGGGTTTGCAGGCTGTACATATATCTTTTGGgtccttccatctcctctcATATACTCTTTAAATACAAGGCACGAATCATGTATTCTTATCTATATCTTTACAGCATTATATATAGGCTATGGATCCCACGGAGGGCGTGTTTCACTGTTACTGGTTGAAGTTTTATAGAGCACCCTCACTGCTCGAAAGCCCTAAGCAcagcaagagcagcaacAGAAAATGTCGCAACGCGGTTATGACCTGTGTCAAGTTAGCCTCTACTCTCCTTTTGACAGGGTAGCATAAATGGACATACCACCGTACGGCACACGCTCCCATCTAACACTTTTAACCACACCGGCGTTCTTGCTAGATCTGTTCTCCCAGATAAGCACTTCATTCTGACTCTTcgagtccttcttctcgtggACAAGGCGCCCGGGAGCATCCTTATCGTTCTCCCCAGTTGCAGCCACCCAAACGCGACGTCCTTCGTACCATGGGATCTCGGCATCGTTATACGCATGCACAATGGTAAGATCCAACCCCTTATCCGCATAACCAATAGCCGAATCATTCTGAGCCGTCGGTCCAACTCCGGTTAACCGTGCCACTCGCGCGGCGGTATCCCAACGATCGATAACATGGCTCTTCGTCCAGTTCTTCACACGAGGGTAGCCAACAAGAGGGGAGAGGATTGGAGGTGTGAGACCCTTCAAACTGTAAGTATCGAGGAGACTAGGTATATTACTAAATGATGCAATGAGGATCACACCAGCGAAGGGTTCGGGGTTTTTTATGGCGGGCTGGATGGCAGTTGGGTCGGGAGATCCGAATGCAAAACGCTCGGTTACCGCTGCGCTGACGGCTGTTCCGAGGCTCTGGCCTGTGATGACGATTCGAGACGGGGGGATATTCAATGGACTGGAGGTGAGGAAGTTGAGCAGGGCTACTCCATCGGTGATTaggccttcttctgtcgGGGATCCGGTGGATATGCCGAAGCCGCGATAGTCCATGGCGAAGACATGGATAGGGTTGGAGGGTGTTGACAGTCCCAGAAGCATACGGTAGGTTTCCGGGCGTTGAGCGGAGCCGATGTGAGCGGCATTACCGTGGACTGGATGGAATGGTTTAGCTTATAGGTTCTTGCCTTGAAAACGGTAGACGTACAAGCGACCACGACCCTGGCATTAGGGTCATTTGCCAGCAGTTCGTAGGCGGGAGTTTTAGTATAGTCACTCGCCGGACCCGAAGGCTCATCTGCATTTAATTTCTCCTCATGCTCCCGACAGAGGTGGGGAGGGAGCAGATGCCACGCGTAGAGGGTTTCATTATCGGGTGTCACCAAATTAAATGGTTGGACCTGTGTCTCTACTGACGTTAACGGACTCCTTGCATTATTTTTCATCTGAAAGTAGAAGGCCGTAACATACTCAGGAAACCGAAAGATTCAACCTGGTTGACATCTTCCCAGAGAGCTGGATTGGCCTTGTGAGCATAGAGGGCACTATACCAAGATTGTAAGCGACGAAACACAGCAAACAATCTTGAGAGCCTACAATCTTTGAACGGTTGGGAATGTCAAGGCAAAGATGATGCTCACGTAGACAAGACCACCGGCGGCCAGCGACCAGTAGGCCTTTTTAAAGATGGACTGAAGTTCAACCATCGTTAGACTACTCGTGCATTGATGTTGTCGATAGTAGAAAATGTTATGGTCATTTGATCGCAATCAAGAGAGATAAGCTTCTTATCGTATACCGCTTCTCTTACCGCCTTCTGAAATGCGATTTAATCTGTTTGGTATACATAAATAGTCTGTCATAAGACGCGATACAACAGCTAAAAGTACAATTATCGCATACCAAATTGTAGCCGATAGCAAAATGAAAACAGCCTGCTACGCGAGCCTTAATCGTTTTATAGACCCATCGGTACAAGTCCAGTTGGTGGTCCATAATAATCCTTcagttcctcttcctcttcttcctccgcggGCTCCTCTCTGTTTTCGATATCTgattcatcatcaaccgctCTTCCCCTAGAGAGCCGGCTGCGGTTCGCAGGGACTGGcgttccacttttctttttctcatctaCATCATGTTCGTCGCCTGCTTCTTCACGTGGTAGTTGAAATGCAAGGAACCCATCAGGAGCACGCTCTGCCCGGTCCATAATCTCATTCATGTATTTGCGCACCTCATCGGGAGGCTTCACCACTCGAGATAAAGGCTCGAGGACTTTAGCGTTGGGGCTATGAATGCGGAATGTAACAGGTTGGTAATACTCTTTCAAGTTGGAAGCCTTTGCCTCGTCTTCGGGTTTATTTTTGGGCAGAGGCTTGTTCGAGTCGGGTTGACTTGGTGTGGTGGCTGGCGGATCTTTTGGGTCAACCTGACCGCCAGCTGGTTTGTCCCCTTCGGTTGGGGGCGGTTTACTCTCAGTAGTGGGAGTCTGACTGGTAGGAGGCTGCGCATTgctctcccccttctccttatcctttTCCTCCGACTTCTCGCCTTCTTTAGTTTTGTCtttatccttctctttatctttgtCTTTACTTTTGTCCCCCTTCTTCGATCTTGACGCCGACTTGCCTTTAGTCCGCGAGTTTGCCACTTCTGATGCTGTCTCGATAGGGAAGGGAGTGTTCGGGTCCACCTTTCTAACAAGCAAGAAAGATGCAAGAACGGTGTTCCCGTCTGGAAGCCATTCCAATATAGTATACTCTGGAAACAGGTAACGATCTCCAGAGCCAGCATGGCCCGAAGTGCTACTTCCATACGGTGTTAAGGGTGATGTGAACTCGAAAACAACCGACTTGTAGTTCAGTCTCGGGGGTGGTGGCGGGGGAGCTGGTCGATAGTAGGGAGCTGGAGACCCGTACTGCGGAGGCCGTGACTGAATCGCAGGTGGATGGCCCTGATACGGTGGCTGCTGGTAAGGTGGGTATGGAGGCCCTGGTCGCGATCCAGCGGATTGGTTCTGCGGGGGCACCATAGGCCGTACCGCAGGACTCTGTTGCTTAGTGTTTGCGGACGGTTCTGCAGTGGGCGAAGGCTGAGCGCCTGCAACCCCAGGCTCTTGTTTGACTTGTGGCATTACATTGGGTTTCTGTGTTGGAGTTTCGGACTGGTTCGGTGCACTTGCGCTAGGGGTCTGAGGCGTAGAAACTAGTGACGTCGGTGGTTTAGGGACATGGACTTCCACTCGTGGGTAAGGCTGTTCCTGTGGCCGTGGTTGTGCTGGTTGTTGCGATGGAGTGGTAGgcttcttttgttgttgaTTCTGTTGCTGGCTTGGCTGCTGCGGAGGTTGAGGAGGCTGTGAAGGTTTTTGggatggcggtggtggttgaGATGTCTGTTGCGGTGTCCGGGCCGATGTCTGTGGTTGATTAGGCGTTTGGGGGTGAgactgctgttgctgctgctgtctttgttgttgctgttgctccCTTGCGCGAATGATCGCATTTAGCTCATCGATGTGAGCCTGAAAAGCACGGAGCTGTTCTTGAGACGCTTTGCTCGAGGCGACCACTCTCATCAGCGCCTTCAAATCTGGGTCCGAGGCAGCTCGGGTTGCAAGCATCTGAATCACTGGGTCCGGGCTAGGCTTTGGAGGCTGGGCCTGTGAGTGCTGTGATGGCGACGGTCGCTGGGCCGATTGAGATGGACgttgaggaggaggttgattAGGTGTTCGAGCATGGtgcggaggtggtggatggttgCCCTGCTGATATGTCGGCTGGGGGGAAGCCGAGTGGGCGGGCGAGGTTTGAGGGGGGTGTTGTCGTGCATGTTGAGGAGTAGGATAGGGTTGGTATTGCTGGAAGTTATTAGGGTGGCCGTAGTGAACCATCGGCCGCTGAGGGGGCGTGTATTGAATTGGCGGTGGCGCATTGGGGTCTTTGACGGTGTACAGCATAGCGTCGAAGAGATGAGGACCGACAGCAATGTTACAAGGGCCAACCTTCGACATGGATTCCTTGGGAGGATTTTTGCCCTCAATTTGCTCTCGTTTggtcttctttggttttgtcCAGTATCGCACCAGGATACCATCGCTGagccatttctttttcgatcGTTCCAACGAAGCTAGGAGAACCGCACTATAACGGTCAGACATCATCGTATTGAAATAAAGTACATCTAACTCGCAGTAAGATCCCAATCCCTACCTTTCTGCGTATGACTGATATTCCTTCGCGGACAGCGCCTGCGGCTGGGGTGATGGCACAGTGGGGAGACCCTCCCcatctttgatttttgttGGCAGAGGGTTTTTGACCACCTCAAcagggggagggggaggcgggGTTGGAGTCGGCGGCGCGACAGCAGTCGAGGCCCGTTTCTTTGACGAAGATGGTGTAGATTGCGATTGGGAGGGTGCTTCGGAGGCCCGTCTCTTCGATGCCGGTTCGCGGCGTTCGCGAGCGGAAAGTCTGCGTTTTTCCGCCATAAGGCAATGAATAATATCAAGAATGGGTGATGCAGTTATATAGGCCACGGTGCGAGATGGAAATCATCTCGACAATTACCGTGGTGCCAAAACCGTACgtgaaggggaggaaaggCGCGATTAGGTTgcggagagaaaaagagacacGGGAGTGAAATTTGGGCCGATCACTTTATCGATTGATGTAAGTCCAATGACCTCCCGTAATGGTTCGACATCCAACTTGCATTCAATATAttagaataaaaaataagaaaacataagaacaaaagataaagagagaaaaaCAATGGTCTTACTCCTCCACTTGTACTGCTGAAGAATAATTACTCATTAATCTCAGAAAATGCCATGATATATAAACGTGAAGTCTGTTGCACACTACTATACCAGCATGAAGTTATACATGTCCTAGAAGATATATCATATTACGCCCCTCAAGCAGAGTATCTATATTCTGAACTACAAGTATTAGTAGAAGACAAGTGACAACCGTCCTCGAAAATAAGAATTAAAAATCACTTATTAAAAAAGTATTATCAGAAGGCAGCAATTCGCCCTTTGACCATTCCATATTCATTAGACTCTGTGCATTATTAAGAACTGTTTCACTGCCTGCAGTATCGAATGTAATATACCTCCAGAACGCCGAAGATAGAACTCATATCGTGTTTATCGTCAAACACTTCCTCCACCCCGTCCGTGACTATCGCCAATTATGCCTGCCGTTTCCAATAACCATCTAGCTCCCTCCATAGCGGAATCTCCCGCCCCGGCCTTTATATTCAAGCTACGTCTTCTTTCCGCTTCCCTCGCTTCGAAGTCCCACTTCGCCTTTTGAAGTTCGATGGCACTCttctcggaggaggaaacACCAGGATCAGGGACAAACCCCCATAGCTCAAGGTTGTAGATGTCAATGTGCGTTTTGGTTGCATTGTCCGACGTTGAGCTGGTACCGGCAGGGAGGAACACACCATTGTGCCCGAATGGGGCAACATGGAATTCTGCCGTCTCAAGGCTCGTATCTATCGTTAGGCTGCCCGCGCCCAGCGGCGAGGGGACTAGGCGTTGGCTCCGAGATGCCGGCGGTATTCGACATCCAAGCGAAATACCCGAGTGATTAGAGAAATACGCTGCCGGAGTGTCGGGATTCTGTATAGAAGATGATGGGTTCCCGGGCAGAAGTAGGTGTTTCGGAGACAGTTGGAATAGGCAAGGAAGGGCAGATGTCTCGGAAAGTCGAGAACTCTGAGCTGAGGACCCGGTTTTCCAAGGTTGTGGCAGATATGCTCCTAGTGTGACCATCTGCTCACCAGACGgttcagcaacagcacctTCAAGAAGCAATAATGTGCCTGACTGCCAGGTTAGAACATTGTGAGAGAATGAAGTTAGAGATGATCCATGCGCGGCCGTAGAGAAAATGGGATGTAGACGCAAGTTATCACGGAGAAGGTTCTTGCTGCCGTTGgtggatggaaggaaaaACGACAGATGTGACACAATGCTTGGGTTCAATATCGCAGATTCGAAGCTTCCTGGGAGCATAATTGATGCTGATAACGGCAAGGGAGTCTCTGACGTCTGGTCTGTAGGATCTGTTGAGTCACTTCGGTCACGCTTCTGGGACAAGTTCAAATTTCTGCTAAAAAGAAGATGCTCAAACAGTGGCGTCAAAGGATCGAATAGATATGGCAACGATGTTTCAATGGTTTTAGCAAACGCTC
The sequence above is a segment of the Aspergillus oryzae RIB40 DNA, chromosome 3 genome. Coding sequences within it:
- a CDS encoding elongation factor G (mitochondrial elongation factor) encodes the protein MRCPSLTRLPYRAVSGLPRSVVRLQSQNFLTRRCASTAVLRSPTAAPAYQSILNKHLQQRRNASGTAAAVLEAAASDNLSQEAIIENLDPVEAGRLSRVRNIGIAAHIDSGKTTCTERVLFYTGRIKAIHEVRGGDKVGAKMDSMDLEREKGITIQSAATFCDWVKKDEDGKENKYHFNLIDTPGHIDFTIEVERALRVLDGAVMILCAVSGVQSQTITVDRQMRRYNVPRISFVNKMDRMGANPFKAVDQINNKLKLPAAAVQVPIGAEDEFEGVVDLIRMKAIYNRGPSGEELFETEEIPEKVKSTVEERRKKLIETLADVDDEIAELFILEEEPTEQQLKAAIRRATIGLKFTPVFMGSALANKSVQPMLDGVVDYLPNPAEVQNLALDKKRDEASVQLVPYQSLPLVGLAFKLEESNFGQLTYIRVYQGTLRKGANVFNARNDKKIKIPRIVRMHSNEMEEVSEVGAGEICAVFGVDCASGDTFTDGQLGYTMSSMFVPEPVISLSIKPKNNKDAAKFSKAMARFQREDPTFRVTYDVESEQTLISGMGELHLDIYVERMRREYNVDCETGPPQVAYRETIGNRVEFDHLLKKQSGGPGDYARVVGWMEPTGKLDDNVFEEQIVGGSISEKFLFACEKGFHLACEKGPLIGHKVLGTKMVINDGATHMTDSSEMSFKNATQQAFRKAFKESNPSVLEPMMKTVVTAPAEFQGDVISLLNKRNATINDSEVGVDEFTVYADCSLNGMFGFSSNLRAATQGKGEYTMEFSHYEKCPPQVQKELIAKYLKAQADRHKK
- a CDS encoding alpha/beta hydrolase (predicted protein) produces the protein MVELQSIFKKAYWSLAAGGLVYVQPFNLVTPDNETLYAWHLLPPHLCREHEEKLNADEPSGPASDYTKTPAYELLANDPNARVVVAFHGNAAHIGSAQRPETYRMLLGLSTPSNPIHVFAMDYRGFGISTGSPTEEGLITDGVALLNFLTSSPLNIPPSRIVITGQSLGTAVSAAVTERFAFGSPDPTAIQPAIKNPEPFAGVILIASFSNIPSLLDTYSLKGLTPPILSPLVGYPRVKNWTKSHVIDRWDTAARVARLTGVGPTAQNDSAIGYADKGLDLTIVHAYNDAEIPWYEGRRVWVAATGENDKDAPGRLVHEKKDSKSQNEVLIWENRSSKNAGVVKSVRWERVPYGGHNRVATFSVAALAVLRAFEQ
- a CDS encoding uncharacterized protein (predicted protein), with amino-acid sequence MAEKRRLSARERREPASKRRASEAPSQSQSTPSSSKKRASTAVAPPTPTPPPPPPVEVVKNPLPTKIKDGEGLPTVPSPQPQALSAKEYQSYAESAVLLASLERSKKKWLSDGILVRYWTKPKKTKREQIEGKNPPKESMSKVGPCNIAVGPHLFDAMLYTVKDPNAPPPIQYTPPQRPMVHYGHPNNFQQYQPYPTPQHARQHPPQTSPAHSASPQPTYQQGNHPPPPHHARTPNQPPPQRPSQSAQRPSPSQHSQAQPPKPSPDPVIQMLATRAASDPDLKALMRVVASSKASQEQLRAFQAHIDELNAIIRAREQQQQQRQQQQQQSHPQTPNQPQTSARTPQQTSQPPPPSQKPSQPPQPPQQPSQQQNQQQKKPTTPSQQPAQPRPQEQPYPRVEVHVPKPPTSLVSTPQTPSASAPNQSETPTQKPNVMPQVKQEPGVAGAQPSPTAEPSANTKQQSPAVRPMVPPQNQSAGSRPGPPYPPYQQPPYQGHPPAIQSRPPQYGSPAPYYRPAPPPPPPRLNYKSVVFEFTSPLTPYGSSTSGHAGSGDRYLFPEYTILEWLPDGNTVLASFLLVRKVDPNTPFPIETASEVANSRTKGKSASRSKKGDKSKDKDKEKDKDKTKEGEKSEEKDKEKGESNAQPPTSQTPTTESKPPPTEGDKPAGGQVDPKDPPATTPSQPDSNKPLPKNKPEDEAKASNLKEYYQPVTFRIHSPNAKVLEPLSRVVKPPDEVRKYMNEIMDRAERAPDGFLAFQLPREEAGDEHDVDEKKKSGTPVPANRSRLSRGRAVDDESDIENREEPAEEEEEEELKDYYGPPTGLVPMGL
- a CDS encoding TLD domain-containing protein (predicted protein); amino-acid sequence: MGLSQSTELGQASSPEELSHMLAERFATKCFTPLELTHFKDNFFTRAAGQGDVKYWNEKILSDFLAIPDSSDAECPLDAGPVIFRMVSYLGAFPFQNTLAPSVLTFEAMVKVVVLLTERYGKVLRRARKDRIRLLFGSLADVGRKDIDQPANDGNSKEDKVDSSATKSHAPGFSVDEPTNDDYEDDDDDLALAALESLDAIEVFRHDSRIDKAVYEARISIATFRRLLMLLLVISPLRPLEPVKAYTSDLNEGRMRTVRQQADNILAAFPQEESGGISYRAFAKTIETSLPYLFDPLTPLFEHLLFSRNLNLSQKRDRSDSTDPTDQTSETPLPLSASIMLPGSFESAILNPSIVSHLSFFLPSTNGSKNLLRDNLRLHPIFSTAAHGSSLTSFSHNVLTWQSGTLLLLEGAVAEPSGEQMVTLGAYLPQPWKTGSSAQSSRLSETSALPCLFQLSPKHLLLPGNPSSSIQNPDTPAAYFSNHSGISLGCRIPPASRSQRLVPSPLGAGSLTIDTSLETAEFHVAPFGHNGVFLPAGTSSTSDNATKTHIDIYNLELWGFVPDPGVSSSEKSAIELQKAKWDFEAREAERRRSLNIKAGAGDSAMEGARWLLETAGIIGDSHGRGGGSV